The Daucus carota subsp. sativus chromosome 7, DH1 v3.0, whole genome shotgun sequence genome window below encodes:
- the LOC135147804 gene encoding uncharacterized protein LOC135147804, which translates to MISDALMSKLAQRGASSMMGKGMEVTGDKDFEETSKPRTVAPSHSVELIEESSGKIEPEVPVRVTRRRSGKETVDDTPVVHKKIRLVKKSSGGEVLKPHQGLVEPEKSAEDEVYSIAKTASIAKDRLDQFILEFDRLVALSARGCAEAELARLRLDVADAARLKGEAERRLASLAKKHDDSAKLVSRLQEQVEELSTDKESLNSLVASFHSMEADHRAAVAKINLEHTAVLEELKQEKRVLEKELAEVRDALEKSSTEAFKALESGYNLCWNRVSEAGLDVSAHTFDHHCADVARSRGGDACSAKGAGSAS; encoded by the exons ATGATCAGTGATGCTTTGATGTCCAAACTTGCTCAGAGAGGTGCATCCTCTATGATGGGGAAAGGAATGGAGGTGACTGGTGACAAAGACTTTGAAGAGACCTCCAAACCCCGAACTGTTGCACCTAGTCACTCGGTAGAACTCATAGAGGAATCCTCTGGAAAAATTGAGCCTGAAGTACCCGTTCGTGTAACTCGTCGGCGTTCCGGGAAGGAAACAGTAGATGACACTCCTGTTGTGCATAAGAAGATAAGATTGGTTAAGAAGTCGAGTGGTGGAGAAGTGTTGAAGCCTCATCAAGGCTTGGTGGAACCCGAGAAGTCAGCTGAGGATGAAGTGTATTCTATTGCTAAGACGGCTTCCATTGCTAAGGATCGCCTTGATCAG TTTATACTGGAGTTTGATCGGCTAGTTGCCCTGAGTGCTAGAGGGTGTGCGGAGGCTGAGCTTGCTCGCCTTCGTCTCGATGTTGCCGATGCTGCGCGGCTTAAGGGAGAAGCTGAGAGGCGATTGGCCAGTCTTGCCAAAAAGCATGATGATTCAGCCAAGCTAGTGTCTAGGTTGCAGGAGCAGGTTGAGGAGCTGTCCACTGACAAGGAGTCTTTGAATTCTCTGGTAGCTTCCTTCCATTCCATGGAAGCTGATCATAGAGCTGCTGTGGCCAAGATTAACTTGGAGCACACTGCTGTTCTTGAAGAGTTGAAGCAGGAGAAGCGAGTGCTTGAGAAGGAATTGGCCGAAGTGAGGGATGCTTTGGAGAAGAGTTCAACTGAAGCCTTCAAGGCCTTAGAGAGTGGGTATAACCTTTGTTGGAATCGAGTTTCCGAAGCTGGGCTGGATGTGAGCGCTCACACCTTTGATCACCACTGCGCAGACGTTGCCCGGAGTCGTGGAGGAGATGCCTGTTCCGCTAAGGGTGCTGGCTCGGCCTCTTGA